The proteins below are encoded in one region of Paenibacillus sp. YYML68:
- a CDS encoding TPR domain-containing glycosyltransferase, whose product MSKPLISLCMIVKNEANCIARCLTSVKPYVDEMIIVDTGSTDGTADICRDIGATVYDYVWNDHFAEARNYGLVHANGEWILWLDADEELGENGEQLRDLALSDEYDLYSFQLNNYYGPRVDPNNVIRIAHPRLFRNGIGLKFRNQIHEALNVDEIFYQHDRVHRITHTPVILWHYGYLDEFVQDKNKSKRNIQLLEKALSSNKEDPWLHYHMASEYYRLKDYAPSFHHANRSILLFMLNQLTPPSLLYKLKYSILISTGSYEGGYPAIEKAIMLYPDYVDLIFYKGILLYMSSKYEEAIEAFEQCLEIGESNMKHLTQNGLGSFHAWHYKGLCKEKLGDPKEAEHCYNQALALHPGHIDSLEALRELGNQEHTG is encoded by the coding sequence TTGAGTAAACCATTGATCTCACTATGTATGATTGTTAAAAATGAGGCGAATTGCATCGCCCGTTGTCTAACCAGTGTCAAGCCCTATGTAGACGAGATGATTATTGTCGACACAGGCTCCACTGACGGTACGGCTGACATCTGCAGGGACATTGGCGCTACGGTCTATGATTATGTGTGGAACGATCATTTTGCCGAGGCGAGGAATTATGGGTTAGTGCATGCAAATGGTGAATGGATTCTGTGGCTGGATGCCGACGAGGAGCTAGGAGAGAATGGTGAACAGCTCCGTGATCTGGCCTTGAGTGATGAATATGATCTGTACTCGTTTCAGTTAAATAATTATTACGGACCTCGGGTAGATCCGAATAACGTGATTCGAATCGCCCACCCGAGACTATTCCGCAATGGGATTGGCTTGAAGTTTCGTAATCAGATCCATGAAGCACTTAACGTGGACGAGATCTTCTATCAGCATGATCGTGTCCATCGAATCACTCATACTCCTGTGATCCTGTGGCATTATGGCTATTTGGATGAATTCGTACAAGACAAGAACAAATCGAAGCGCAACATCCAATTATTAGAAAAGGCGCTGTCGAGCAACAAGGAGGACCCGTGGCTGCACTATCACATGGCCTCCGAATATTATCGTCTTAAAGATTACGCTCCTTCCTTCCATCATGCGAATCGATCTATCCTCCTGTTTATGTTGAACCAGCTCACACCGCCGTCGTTGCTCTATAAGCTGAAATATTCCATTCTCATCAGTACAGGCAGCTATGAAGGCGGATATCCTGCCATCGAGAAAGCCATTATGCTGTATCCCGATTATGTAGACTTAATCTTCTATAAGGGCATCCTCTTGTACATGTCCAGCAAGTATGAGGAGGCGATCGAGGCATTCGAGCAATGTCTGGAGATCGGAGAGTCGAATATGAAGCACTTGACCCAGAATGGGCTTGGGAGCTTTCATGCTTGGCACTATAAGGGCCTTTGCAAGGAGAAGCTGGGTGATCCCAAGGAGGCCGAGCATTGCTACAACCAGGCATTGGCCCTTCATCCAGGTCATATCGACTCCTTAGAGGCGCTTAGGGAGTTAGGCAATCAAGAACATACGGGCTAA
- the gmd gene encoding GDP-mannose 4,6-dehydratase: MRTAFITGITGQDGAYLAELLLSKGYRVIGMRPQRSTANLWRLNELNLTEQVELVEGDVTDLSSLVKLLDTYKPDEIYNLAAQSFVGTSWNQPILTCQITGIGALNLLEAVRMVHPESKYYQASSSEMFGKIQQPQQTEDTPFYPRSPYGVAKLFSHWMTVNYRESHGLFACSGILFNHESPLRGLQFVTRKVTDAVARIYYGLTDKVQLGNLDAQRDWGFARDYVEAMWLMLQQEQPDDYVIATGTTTSIRTLCELAFNHVNLDWTRYVEVDPKLYRPAEVEVLLGDPSKASRQLGWTPRTSVEQLISMMVESDLQRVRSEMKHVEGRSFL, translated from the coding sequence ATGCGCACTGCTTTCATTACTGGAATTACAGGACAAGATGGAGCCTACCTGGCAGAGCTGCTATTATCCAAGGGCTACCGTGTCATCGGGATGCGCCCACAGCGAAGCACAGCCAACCTGTGGAGATTGAATGAGCTGAATCTAACGGAGCAGGTGGAGCTTGTCGAAGGCGATGTAACCGACCTCTCCTCATTGGTTAAGCTGCTGGACACTTACAAGCCGGATGAAATCTATAACCTCGCAGCCCAGAGCTTCGTCGGTACCTCCTGGAACCAACCTATACTCACTTGTCAGATCACAGGGATCGGTGCCTTAAATCTGCTGGAAGCTGTTCGGATGGTTCATCCAGAAAGCAAATATTATCAAGCCTCCTCCAGTGAAATGTTCGGCAAAATTCAACAACCGCAACAGACCGAGGACACTCCGTTCTACCCGAGAAGCCCTTATGGCGTTGCGAAGCTATTCTCTCACTGGATGACGGTCAATTACCGGGAGAGTCATGGACTGTTCGCTTGCAGTGGCATTCTGTTCAACCATGAGTCTCCATTGCGAGGACTTCAGTTCGTTACCCGCAAAGTAACTGATGCTGTCGCACGCATCTACTACGGCTTAACCGATAAGGTTCAGCTAGGCAATCTGGACGCACAAAGAGATTGGGGCTTTGCACGAGACTATGTCGAAGCGATGTGGCTGATGCTGCAGCAGGAACAGCCTGATGACTACGTGATCGCGACAGGTACGACCACATCGATTCGTACGCTGTGCGAGCTAGCGTTCAACCACGTCAACTTGGACTGGACTCGATATGTAGAGGTAGACCCGAAGCTGTATCGCCCTGCTGAAGTCGAGGTACTACTAGGGGACCCTTCCAAGGCTTCTCGTCAACTTGGATGGACGCCTCGCACTAGCGTGGAGCAATTAATCTCGATGATGGTTGAGAGCGATCTTCAGCGAGTCCGATCTGAGATGAAGCATGTAGAGGGACGGTCATTCTTATGA
- a CDS encoding sugar phosphate nucleotidyltransferase, with protein sequence MRIVLMSGGAGSRLWPLSSQSMPKQFIPLFQREGDQMESILQRNARLMLQRFETTDIFISSGIEHVQEIRRCLPWEPSIIVEPERRDTFPSICLSSLYLMSVMQLPEDELVCFCPADLYVDHPFVDRIADTSVQTDWSQVSIALLGIQPTEPLEKYGYIIPKGEAALIDGKTRAIERFVEKPSKTEAAALIAEGALWNSGVFIFPLSFIKQYLQHKGYPITYQAFLAHYKELPKISFDYEVLEKTERAGVISFEGCWSDIGSWDRLIDTIGLPHIGNAVITKDTGNVHVINTTPTPVICMGVSDLIVVLTEQGCLVTSRDTCDDIKSLLAVHAMNSTHSHR encoded by the coding sequence ATGAGAATTGTACTAATGTCGGGAGGAGCTGGTAGTCGCCTTTGGCCGCTGTCCAGTCAGTCGATGCCGAAGCAATTCATCCCCTTGTTCCAGCGTGAGGGTGATCAGATGGAGTCCATTCTTCAGCGCAACGCAAGGCTGATGCTGCAGCGATTCGAGACAACAGACATCTTCATCTCATCCGGGATTGAGCATGTCCAAGAGATTCGGAGGTGTCTGCCTTGGGAGCCTTCTATCATTGTGGAGCCCGAGAGGCGAGACACATTCCCTAGTATTTGTCTCAGCTCCTTGTATCTGATGTCTGTCATGCAGCTGCCGGAGGATGAGCTGGTATGCTTCTGCCCTGCAGATCTGTATGTCGATCATCCATTTGTAGACCGGATTGCTGACACTTCTGTACAGACCGACTGGTCACAGGTAAGCATAGCCTTATTGGGAATTCAGCCAACCGAGCCATTGGAGAAGTATGGATATATTATTCCGAAGGGTGAAGCTGCTCTAATCGACGGTAAGACGCGAGCGATTGAGCGGTTTGTAGAGAAGCCCTCCAAGACCGAGGCGGCGGCCTTAATTGCAGAGGGGGCGCTGTGGAACAGTGGTGTGTTCATCTTTCCGCTGTCCTTCATCAAGCAATATTTGCAGCACAAGGGCTATCCAATCACCTATCAAGCCTTCCTTGCCCACTACAAGGAGCTACCTAAGATCAGCTTCGATTACGAGGTGCTGGAGAAGACGGAGCGAGCTGGTGTCATTTCATTTGAGGGCTGCTGGTCGGATATCGGCAGCTGGGACCGACTGATCGATACGATTGGTCTTCCGCATATCGGGAATGCTGTAATTACGAAGGATACCGGCAATGTCCATGTGATTAACACGACACCGACACCTGTAATCTGCATGGGTGTCTCTGATCTCATCGTTGTCCTGACCGAACAGGGGTGTCTTGTAACCTCACGAGACACATGCGATGATATTAAGTCACTGCTGGCGGTCCATGCGATGAATTCAACCCACAGCCATCGTTAG
- a CDS encoding DUF11 domain-containing protein — protein sequence MTVVQRFNTVTNGAITFTGNTIGLSKQANTNNQGDQDSIGAMATPNLASQVNDFPPGTTLNYTENAASAILELPAQSTVLYAELVWSGSYSVSGEDLSAFIDDNVEFTTPSGVFSIAFDPATAATLVNTFYVRSADVTAIVQGAGAGAYTVGQLVATTSASSNTTNAGGWTLMVAYGNPTLPVRDLSIFVTSEFVSSGSGSTPVTISGFVTPASGPVSGRLQVSALEGDSNRTGDQLLFGPTVGTMTPSSGPNNPIDNFFASQINGNDGTLNTTGTFGSLNQPLGTNADGRRQGYDITNIDVSSQMINSQNSAAIQGTTSGDAYLINGIGLQIDVNAPQFEAVKSADVTFAKPGDVITYQIEITNTGSTEANVVFMFDAAPVGTTLVPNSVTIDGVPQPGADPSNLSLGTIEPEQTVVVEYQLLVTCNPASGQYVNQALFEFEYQMSPESPVSQGYGSSNELVIQNFRKIIGAQLAAIGLQEVAMAHLINSSAEMVQAAVGTLHPNASPMHVTVSQLLEVNSAVSKTLKKINRKEMLLLDCFDEILEFISASPNEC from the coding sequence TTGACAGTTGTTCAACGATTTAACACGGTGACGAACGGAGCCATTACTTTTACGGGTAATACAATAGGACTAAGTAAGCAAGCGAATACGAATAATCAAGGGGACCAGGATTCGATAGGTGCCATGGCGACCCCGAATCTGGCAAGTCAGGTCAACGATTTTCCGCCAGGGACTACATTAAATTACACGGAGAATGCTGCTAGTGCGATACTGGAATTACCAGCGCAGAGCACCGTGCTTTATGCCGAATTGGTATGGTCTGGAAGCTATAGTGTCTCTGGAGAGGATCTGTCCGCATTTATCGATGATAATGTTGAGTTCACGACTCCATCCGGAGTGTTCTCCATAGCCTTTGACCCTGCTACTGCAGCGACCTTAGTTAACACTTTCTACGTACGGTCTGCCGATGTGACGGCAATTGTTCAAGGCGCAGGTGCGGGTGCGTATACAGTCGGCCAACTCGTCGCGACTACCTCCGCTTCAAGCAATACGACCAATGCAGGCGGGTGGACCTTGATGGTCGCCTATGGGAATCCGACCTTGCCCGTTCGAGACTTGTCGATCTTCGTTACAAGTGAATTCGTTAGCAGTGGCTCGGGTAGTACTCCTGTAACAATATCCGGCTTCGTTACCCCGGCCAGCGGTCCAGTGAGCGGGAGATTACAGGTCAGCGCCCTTGAAGGGGACTCCAACAGGACCGGGGACCAGCTATTATTCGGACCCACGGTTGGAACGATGACTCCATCCTCGGGTCCAAACAATCCGATCGACAACTTCTTTGCTTCTCAGATTAATGGCAACGATGGGACGCTAAACACGACAGGTACCTTTGGGAGCTTAAACCAACCTCTTGGCACTAATGCGGACGGTAGACGTCAAGGCTACGACATCACCAATATTGACGTCTCCTCCCAGATGATCAATTCGCAGAATAGTGCTGCCATTCAGGGTACCACGAGTGGTGATGCTTACTTGATTAACGGAATTGGCTTACAGATCGATGTCAATGCTCCACAATTTGAGGCGGTCAAGAGTGCAGATGTTACATTTGCGAAGCCTGGAGATGTCATTACGTACCAAATCGAAATTACGAATACAGGATCGACCGAAGCGAATGTTGTCTTCATGTTCGATGCCGCTCCTGTAGGGACAACGCTGGTTCCGAACAGCGTCACAATTGACGGGGTTCCGCAGCCGGGTGCAGACCCGTCGAACCTAAGCCTGGGTACAATCGAACCCGAGCAGACCGTTGTTGTTGAATATCAGCTGCTCGTGACCTGCAATCCGGCATCTGGACAATACGTGAATCAGGCCCTGTTCGAGTTTGAATACCAGATGTCTCCAGAGAGTCCTGTGTCACAGGGGTATGGCTCCTCGAATGAGCTCGTGATTCAGAACTTCAGAAAAATTATTGGTGCTCAGCTGGCTGCCATCGGTCTCCAGGAGGTGGCTATGGCTCATCTGATAAACTCTAGCGCGGAGATGGTGCAGGCGGCCGTAGGGACCTTGCATCCGAATGCGTCGCCAATGCATGTGACTGTCTCGCAGCTTCTAGAGGTCAACTCAGCCGTGTCCAAAACGTTAAAGAAAATCAATCGGAAAGAAATGCTGCTCCTCGATTGCTTCGATGAAATATTAGAGTTCATCTCTGCATCACCGAATGAATGCTGA
- a CDS encoding reverse transcriptase domain-containing protein produces the protein MKAEYRKGCLQRDSVEHEEYAGARSTGARESRERDGASDLLERILSRDNLNRAYKRVKSNHGAPGIDGMTVEAALPWLREHRDELLQSIRDGSYKPSPVRRKEIPKPDGSGVRKLGIPTVVDRVIQQAIAQQLQPLFEPLFSEGSYVYRPGRSAQQAIRKVKAYAEQGYGHAVEIDLSKYFDTLNHELLLHGRRTLGSPRKRQPM, from the coding sequence ATGAAAGCAGAATACCGAAAGGGCTGCCTGCAAAGGGATAGTGTGGAACACGAAGAGTATGCAGGAGCGCGGAGCACCGGAGCTCGGGAAAGCAGAGAAAGAGATGGTGCAAGCGACTTACTGGAGAGGATACTGAGCAGGGATAACCTGAACAGAGCCTACAAGCGAGTCAAGAGCAACCATGGAGCGCCGGGAATCGACGGGATGACCGTCGAGGCGGCACTGCCGTGGTTGCGGGAACATAGAGATGAACTTTTGCAAAGCATCCGGGATGGAAGTTACAAGCCAAGCCCTGTGCGACGCAAGGAGATTCCCAAGCCAGATGGAAGCGGAGTACGAAAGCTCGGTATTCCTACCGTGGTAGATCGAGTGATCCAACAAGCGATCGCCCAGCAGCTACAGCCGTTGTTTGAACCGCTGTTCTCGGAGGGGAGCTACGTCTACCGCCCAGGACGAAGTGCACAGCAAGCAATTCGAAAAGTGAAAGCCTACGCGGAGCAGGGATACGGGCACGCGGTCGAAATTGACCTCTCGAAATACTTCGATACGTTGAATCACGAGCTCCTGCTGCATGGACGGCGAACATTGGGATCGCCCAGGAAGCGCCAGCCTATGTGA
- a CDS encoding helix-turn-helix domain-containing protein: protein MQPASPQLKPVVHWAQQHKQMRERIIHRRIRDFEILLLEQGTVEVQIEARAPFQVQPGQFFILPSRLKHRVQVTCDTYALFLGVHFDFYNELHIAKDEDIIVYEDKADDDSFCSLPDQSEFSDWLEAASVQATPDVYSLLERIIHEFTHRPAGYMMCCQGLLLQLFVQITRAIHQHHREQASAGTQQAISDLARTIEASPGDDWSNERLAAILSVNVDYMGRLFKKCIGASPNKFVQHIRHSEAKRLLRDTNDTIEHIGRTIGYTDVHYFARIFHKWEGMPPGEYRKLCRLL from the coding sequence ATGCAGCCAGCATCGCCGCAGCTGAAGCCAGTCGTCCATTGGGCTCAGCAGCATAAGCAAATGCGCGAGCGCATTATTCACCGCCGTATTCGCGACTTCGAAATATTGCTGCTTGAGCAGGGGACGGTCGAGGTTCAGATCGAAGCGAGGGCGCCCTTTCAGGTGCAGCCCGGGCAATTTTTCATACTGCCGTCAAGGCTCAAGCACCGCGTACAGGTCACCTGTGATACGTATGCGCTGTTCCTCGGGGTACACTTCGACTTCTACAACGAGCTGCATATTGCCAAGGACGAAGACATTATCGTGTACGAGGACAAGGCGGACGACGATTCGTTCTGCAGCCTTCCGGACCAATCGGAGTTCAGCGATTGGCTCGAGGCAGCGAGCGTGCAGGCTACGCCTGACGTGTACAGTCTGCTGGAGCGCATCATTCACGAATTCACCCATCGTCCAGCCGGGTATATGATGTGCTGCCAAGGCCTGCTGCTCCAGCTGTTCGTTCAGATCACAAGAGCGATCCACCAGCACCATCGGGAGCAGGCAAGCGCAGGCACCCAGCAAGCGATCTCGGACCTCGCCCGCACCATCGAGGCTTCGCCGGGAGACGACTGGTCGAACGAGAGGCTTGCCGCCATTCTCAGCGTCAACGTCGATTACATGGGACGGCTATTCAAGAAGTGTATCGGCGCAAGCCCGAATAAGTTCGTCCAGCACATTCGCCATTCGGAAGCGAAGCGTCTGCTCCGCGACACGAATGACACGATCGAGCATATTGGGCGAACGATCGGCTATACGGATGTGCATTACTTCGCTCGTATTTTTCACAAGTGGGAGGGGATGCCGCCGGGGGAGTACCGGAAGCTGTGCCGCTTGCTGTAA
- a CDS encoding L-rhamnose mutarotase — protein MKRYGSVIRLRPDKLEEYRALHAAVWPGVLAIIDQCSIHNYSIYYKDGYLFSYFEYVGENYERDMETMAADPMTQQWWSLCKPCQEPLETRAPGEWWASMEEWFHHN, from the coding sequence ATGAAGCGTTACGGCAGCGTCATTCGACTGCGCCCGGATAAGTTGGAGGAATACCGAGCGCTTCATGCGGCGGTGTGGCCAGGGGTGCTGGCTATAATCGACCAATGCAGCATACACAACTATTCCATCTATTATAAGGATGGATATCTGTTCAGCTACTTCGAATATGTCGGCGAGAACTATGAGCGTGATATGGAGACGATGGCAGCCGATCCGATGACCCAGCAATGGTGGAGCCTGTGCAAGCCTTGCCAGGAGCCGCTGGAGACTCGGGCACCCGGCGAGTGGTGGGCGAGCATGGAGGAATGGTTTCACCATAATTAG
- a CDS encoding Gfo/Idh/MocA family protein, which translates to MNEPLQLHYKPKLPRNKRRGIGIIGAGEIVQEAHLPAYRMAGFHVVGITNRSLQRAEEVANLFSIPRVYTSIEELLADPDIEIVDIALPAELQPEAVRLATLAGKHVLCQKPLGATFKDAKRIVELCASANVIGAINQQMRWAPGIRASHDIISRGWLGELTQASIQVNVETKFEQWPFLRTIDTLEVMYHSIHYLDSIRFLFGDPLMVYADGAQFPGQVCKGETRTLIHLIFPGEARGLVHDNHNSISTTDDWYATYRFEGTRGVIKGTNGALYSYPQGREDTLSFTSKELAPDCWIMPKLEGKWFPHAFMGTMGELMCAIEEGRQPENSVADNLQTMRLVFAAYRSMRECRAVRLTEVNEEG; encoded by the coding sequence GTGAATGAACCGTTACAGCTCCATTATAAGCCGAAGCTGCCACGCAACAAGCGCAGAGGCATCGGTATCATTGGTGCGGGAGAAATTGTACAGGAAGCGCACCTTCCAGCGTATCGAATGGCAGGCTTCCATGTAGTCGGCATTACGAATCGAAGCTTGCAGCGGGCGGAGGAGGTAGCCAACTTATTCTCGATTCCGCGTGTGTACACATCGATCGAGGAGCTGCTGGCTGATCCGGATATCGAGATCGTAGACATCGCCTTGCCAGCCGAGCTGCAACCGGAGGCGGTCCGGCTGGCTACACTGGCCGGCAAGCATGTCTTGTGTCAGAAGCCGCTCGGGGCTACATTCAAGGACGCGAAGCGCATCGTCGAGCTATGTGCTTCCGCGAATGTCATCGGCGCGATCAACCAGCAGATGCGATGGGCGCCAGGCATTCGAGCGAGTCACGACATCATCTCGAGGGGATGGCTAGGAGAGTTGACGCAAGCTTCCATTCAGGTCAATGTCGAGACGAAGTTCGAGCAGTGGCCTTTCTTGAGGACGATCGACACGCTGGAGGTGATGTATCATAGCATTCATTATCTGGATTCAATTCGATTCTTGTTCGGGGACCCGCTGATGGTGTATGCAGATGGAGCCCAATTCCCCGGGCAGGTGTGCAAGGGGGAAACCCGTACTTTGATTCATCTGATCTTCCCCGGCGAAGCCCGAGGACTTGTGCATGACAATCATAACAGTATATCGACGACTGATGATTGGTACGCAACGTACCGCTTTGAAGGAACACGAGGGGTGATCAAGGGGACGAACGGAGCGTTGTACAGTTACCCACAGGGCCGAGAGGATACGCTCAGCTTCACCTCCAAGGAGCTCGCACCCGACTGCTGGATAATGCCTAAGCTGGAAGGGAAATGGTTCCCACATGCCTTCATGGGCACGATGGGCGAGCTCATGTGTGCGATTGAAGAGGGGAGACAGCCGGAGAACAGTGTTGCCGACAATCTGCAGACGATGCGACTCGTGTTCGCTGCTTATCGATCCATGCGCGAATGCAGGGCGGTTCGACTTACTGAAGTCAATGAGGAAGGATAG
- a CDS encoding MaoC/PaaZ C-terminal domain-containing protein, whose protein sequence is MRSIYYEDYELEAYRKTGGRTITETDIVLHAGQTGDFYPHHMDAEWCKTQPFGQRIAHGTLTFSIGIGLTAGELNPEAFSYGYNRLRFIKPVFIGDTLYATVTIKEKNEHPKRSDMGFVIEDVLVMNQHGNTVMACEHVLLVNKRRG, encoded by the coding sequence ATGAGGAGTATCTATTATGAGGATTATGAACTGGAGGCTTACCGAAAAACAGGCGGGCGAACGATCACTGAGACAGACATCGTGCTGCATGCCGGACAGACCGGAGATTTCTACCCGCATCACATGGATGCTGAATGGTGCAAGACGCAGCCGTTCGGACAGCGGATTGCTCATGGAACGCTCACATTCAGCATCGGGATTGGACTGACCGCAGGTGAATTGAATCCCGAGGCATTCTCCTACGGCTATAATCGGCTTCGCTTCATTAAGCCGGTGTTTATCGGAGACACACTGTATGCTACGGTTACGATTAAGGAGAAGAATGAGCATCCGAAGCGGTCGGATATGGGATTTGTCATCGAGGATGTGTTGGTGATGAATCAGCATGGGAATACGGTCATGGCTTGCGAGCATGTGCTGCTTGTGAACAAGCGGAGAGGATGA
- a CDS encoding MBL fold metallo-hydrolase, with product MRFQDWIEMVSCPMDDGSPLYLYVVKGERLMLVDSGLARTPEQYILPYLQRTGRSMSQLQSVVITHAHVDHIGGNSALYRANSDIHFYIHRDDLEWAENRRRHFMELYEALPGQWEPDDRYRLEVLRHCGEDVPITHALVEGELVCTGAVAFTCMHAPGHSRGHLLLYQPEMKAAICGDLLQQAGTGPVGKRVFPLYQQVESYVQTLDRFEALQLQTAATSHFGVLEGEHISEAIRKSRDFVRVHNSRLVKMLQEAAEPLTLKELTQRLHMTYYPEYELGLQIHATTYAHCQHLRDRQLVHRCLHRGQMTWKAGIA from the coding sequence TTGAGATTTCAGGATTGGATAGAGATGGTGTCGTGCCCGATGGATGATGGGTCTCCGTTATATCTGTATGTGGTGAAGGGTGAGCGACTGATGCTAGTCGATAGCGGATTGGCCCGTACACCAGAGCAGTACATACTCCCCTACCTTCAGCGAACGGGTCGTTCGATGTCGCAATTACAGTCTGTAGTCATCACGCATGCCCATGTGGATCACATCGGTGGTAATAGCGCTCTCTATAGAGCGAACTCTGACATTCACTTCTATATACATCGAGATGACCTGGAGTGGGCGGAGAATCGCAGAAGGCACTTCATGGAGCTGTATGAGGCACTTCCTGGGCAATGGGAGCCGGATGATCGCTATCGTCTTGAAGTGCTCAGACATTGCGGCGAAGATGTCCCGATCACCCATGCGCTAGTGGAAGGTGAGCTGGTCTGCACAGGCGCTGTTGCGTTCACGTGCATGCATGCGCCCGGACATTCGCGAGGACATCTCCTACTATATCAGCCTGAGATGAAGGCTGCGATCTGCGGGGATCTGCTTCAGCAGGCGGGGACGGGGCCTGTTGGGAAGCGAGTATTCCCACTGTACCAGCAGGTGGAGTCATACGTTCAGACGCTGGATCGTTTTGAAGCGCTGCAGCTGCAGACGGCAGCTACGAGTCACTTTGGCGTACTTGAGGGGGAGCACATTTCCGAGGCGATTCGTAAATCCCGAGATTTTGTACGTGTTCACAATAGCAGGCTCGTGAAGATGCTGCAGGAGGCTGCCGAGCCGTTAACGTTGAAGGAGCTCACCCAGCGTCTCCATATGACTTATTACCCTGAATATGAGCTGGGGCTTCAAATTCATGCAACAACCTATGCGCACTGCCAGCACTTACGTGACCGGCAGCTCGTACATCGATGTCTCCATCGAGGACAGATGACGTGGAAGGCTGGGATCGCATGA